From one Gracilibacillus salinarum genomic stretch:
- the mraZ gene encoding division/cell wall cluster transcriptional repressor MraZ, translating to MFMGEYQHNIDTKGRIIVPSKFRENLGDQFVVTRGLDQCLFAYPMDEWHQLEEKLKKLPLTKKDARAFTRFFFSGAVECELDKQGRINIPAPLRKYAGIEKECAVIGVSNRVEFWAEEKWNEFVDVSEESFAEIAENMMDFDL from the coding sequence ATGTTCATGGGAGAATATCAGCATAACATTGATACAAAAGGGCGTATTATTGTTCCTTCCAAGTTCAGAGAGAATCTGGGAGATCAATTTGTTGTTACCCGTGGTTTAGATCAATGTTTGTTTGCATACCCGATGGACGAATGGCACCAGCTTGAAGAAAAACTCAAAAAATTACCATTAACGAAAAAAGATGCCCGTGCATTCACCAGATTTTTCTTTTCAGGTGCAGTTGAATGTGAACTGGACAAGCAGGGAAGAATAAATATACCTGCCCCATTACGTAAGTATGCAGGTATTGAAAAGGAATGTGCAGTAATCGGTGTATCTAACCGAGTAGAGTTCTGGGCAGAAGAAAAATGGAATGAATTTGTCGATGTATCAGAAGAATCGTTTGCTGAAATTGCAGAAAACATGATGGATTTTGATTTATAA